One genomic region from Colletes latitarsis isolate SP2378_abdomen chromosome 10, iyColLati1, whole genome shotgun sequence encodes:
- the Oxa1l gene encoding OXA1L mitochondrial inner membrane protein encodes MLSRLTVNTARKLLLNTNISSQKLAKCKFSRLATPITNIPRNNFTFNVHKHSKVSSIFCVRHQSTVDVTKETVLNTQPNPPAPQTANAVEITNNTVPENVFISEIPEIPTLQIPEIIETIVKLHPTGEPTLASLGLCGYSPVGAIQYALEWVHIYCDMPWWAAIALGTVCVRTLLFPLIILTQKNNAIMNNNLSGMRSLQEKITESRQCGNEYDVAKYGHDLSNYMKEKNINPLKTMFIGISQIPVFLSFFLALRQMANLPVESLKTGGLWWFTDLTANDPYYILPIITCTTVFATLMHGGSMNNVRGVLKHIIRAMPFVMFPFLINFPAVILCYWVSTNFFTLFQVSLLKIDRIREFFDIPEYITNKEVLPQKRKSFMAELNNSWTNIKISKKLADKKYADSSLFNAAGKGPLKKTFKYDPSKTPKLAAQAASRKR; translated from the exons ATGTTATCGCGATTAACCGTAAATACCGCTCGAAAGTTACTGTTAAACACAAACATAAGTTCTCAG aaattagCAAAATGCAAATTCAGTCGCCTCGCGACCCCTATCACAAATATACCCAGGAACAATTTCACATTCAACGTTCACAAACATTCAAAAGTTAGTAGTATTTTTTGCGTTCGACATCAGAGTACGGTGGATGTGACGAAGGAAACTGTATTAAATACTCAGCCAA ATCCGCCAGCACCACAGACTGCGAATGCAGTGGAAATCACAAACAACACGGTACCAGAAAATGTTTTTATTAGCGAAATACCAG AGATACCTACACtgcagataccagaaataaTAGAAACTATTGTTAAACTACATCCAACTGGAGAGCCTACACTAGCAAGTTTAGGATTGTGTGGATACAGTCCTGTTGGAGCTATACAATATGCTTTGGAATGGGTACATATTTATTGCGATATGCCATGGTGGGCAGCAATTGCATTGGGCACTGTATGCGTTAGAACACTACTATTTCCATTAATAATATTAACACAGAAAAATAATGCCATTATGAACAATAATCTATCAGGCATGCGAAGTCTACAGGAGAAAATAACAGAATCAAGACAGTGTGGAAACGAATATGATG ttgctaAGTATGGTCATGATTTATCGAATTATATGAAAGAAAAGAATATTAATCCATTGAAGACTATGTTCATAGGCATATCGCAA ATCCCAGTatttctttcattctttttGGCTTTGAGACAAATGGCCAATCTTCCTGTTGAAAGTTTAAAAACTGGTGGATTGTGGTGGTTTACAGATTTAACTGCTAATGATCCGTATTATATACTACCTATAATCACTTGCACAACAGTATTTGCAACACTTATGCATGGCGGTAGTATGAATAATGTAAGAGGTGTACTTAAACATATAATTCGTGCTATGCCATTTGTTATGTTTCCGTTCCTAATAAATTTTCCAGCG GTTATTTTGTGCTATTGGGTGTCAACAAACTTTTTCACCCTGTTTCAAGTCTCACTTCTGAAAATCGATAGAATAAGGGAATTCTTCGATATACCAGAATATATAACAAATAAGGAAGTGTTACCTCAGAAACGAAAAAGCTTCATGGCTGaattaaataatt CTTGGACTAATATCAAAATATCTAAAAAGTTGGCGGACAAAAAATACGCGGATTCATCATTATTTAATGCAGCAGGAAAAGGCCCTTTAAAGAAAACATTTAAATACGATCCATCAAAAACACCAAAGTTAGCAGCACAAGCTGCATCAAGGAAAAGATAA